One window of the Archangium primigenium genome contains the following:
- the mtnC gene encoding acireductone synthase, which yields MLRAIVTDIEGTTSSLSFVHEVLFPYAARHLPAFVREQGQAPQVRRLLEGARQAAGGGLDDAGLVEVLLGWMREDRKVGPLKGLQGLLWERGYREGHFLGHVYEDAVRRLGEWNARGLRLYVYSSGSVHAQMLLFRHTAHGDLTPLFRGYFDTGLGGKKEPESYAAIARELGLPGGEILFLSDVRAELDAAAASGLRTTCVMRGEGPEVDPGPHPVARSFDDLAV from the coding sequence ATGCTCCGGGCCATCGTCACCGACATCGAGGGCACGACGTCCAGCCTGTCCTTCGTGCACGAGGTGCTCTTTCCCTACGCGGCGCGGCACCTGCCGGCCTTCGTGCGCGAGCAGGGTCAGGCGCCCCAGGTGCGGCGGCTCCTGGAGGGGGCGCGGCAGGCGGCGGGCGGCGGCCTGGACGACGCGGGGCTCGTGGAGGTGCTGCTCGGCTGGATGCGGGAGGACCGCAAGGTGGGGCCGCTCAAGGGGCTGCAGGGCCTGCTCTGGGAGCGGGGCTACCGCGAGGGGCACTTCCTGGGCCACGTCTACGAGGACGCGGTGCGGCGGCTCGGCGAGTGGAACGCCCGGGGGCTGCGGCTGTACGTGTACTCCTCGGGCTCGGTGCACGCGCAGATGCTGCTCTTCCGGCACACGGCGCATGGGGACCTGACACCGCTGTTCCGCGGCTACTTCGACACGGGCCTTGGCGGCAAGAAGGAGCCCGAGTCCTACGCGGCCATCGCCCGGGAGCTGGGCCTGCCGGGGGGGGAGATCCTCTTCCTGTCGGACGTGCGGGCGGAGCTGGACGCGGCGGCGGCCTCGGGGCTGCGCACCACGTGTGTCATGCGGGGCGAGGGCCCCGAGGTGGACCCGGGGCCGCACCCGGTGGCGCGCTCGTTCGACGACCTCGCGGTGTGA
- a CDS encoding 1,2-dihydroxy-3-keto-5-methylthiopentene dioxygenase, which yields MSELRVFDEGDGARARVHTRDFEAIRQELAAVGIRFERWEARQALRPGASQDEVLAAYQDSVERLMRERGLRSADVLSMVPDHPQREAARAKFLHEHTHSEDEVRFFVEGQGLFSIHTAGRVYFVLCEKGDLLSVPEGTPHWFDMGPQPHFTVIRLFTDTAGWVAKATGHDIASRFPRFE from the coding sequence ATGAGTGAGTTGAGGGTGTTCGACGAGGGCGATGGCGCCCGGGCCCGGGTGCACACGCGGGACTTCGAGGCCATCCGCCAGGAGCTCGCCGCGGTGGGCATCCGCTTCGAGCGCTGGGAGGCGCGCCAGGCGCTGCGCCCGGGCGCGAGCCAGGACGAGGTGCTCGCGGCCTACCAGGACTCGGTGGAGCGGCTGATGCGCGAGCGGGGCCTGCGCTCCGCGGACGTGCTCTCCATGGTGCCGGACCACCCGCAGCGGGAGGCGGCGCGGGCGAAGTTCCTCCACGAGCACACGCACAGCGAGGACGAGGTGCGCTTCTTCGTGGAGGGGCAGGGGCTCTTCAGCATCCACACCGCGGGGCGCGTCTACTTCGTGCTGTGCGAGAAGGGGGACCTGTTGAGCGTGCCGGAGGGGACGCCGCACTGGTTCGACATGGGCCCCCAGCCGCACTTCACCGTCATCCGCCTGTTCACGGACACGGCGGGTTGGGTGGCGAAGGCGACAGGCCACGACATCGCCAGCCGCTTTCCGCGCTTCGAGTGA
- a CDS encoding methylthioribulose 1-phosphate dehydratase: MDREQDARVRAEELARAGRFFFERGWVPATAGNFSARLDARRVLITVSGTPKGELDAEGFLVVDGEGAALTPGRKPSAETALHLQLYRRLADVGAVLHTHSLAATVLSRKSPGAVVLEGYEVLKALPGVGSHTARLEVPVFGNEQDIPRLAGRVEAYLDAHPGLPGYLIEGHGLYTWGRTVAEARRHVEAFEFLLACELEMRRLGA, encoded by the coding sequence ATGGACCGCGAGCAGGACGCACGGGTCCGCGCGGAGGAGCTCGCCCGCGCGGGCCGCTTCTTCTTCGAGCGGGGCTGGGTGCCCGCCACCGCCGGTAACTTCTCGGCCCGGCTGGACGCGCGCCGGGTGCTCATCACCGTGTCCGGCACCCCCAAGGGCGAGCTGGACGCGGAGGGCTTCCTGGTGGTGGACGGGGAGGGCGCGGCGCTGACCCCCGGGCGCAAGCCCTCGGCGGAGACGGCGCTGCACCTGCAACTCTACCGGCGCCTGGCGGACGTGGGCGCGGTGCTGCACACGCACTCGCTGGCGGCCACGGTGCTCTCGCGCAAGAGCCCGGGGGCCGTGGTGCTCGAGGGCTACGAGGTGCTCAAGGCGCTGCCGGGGGTGGGGTCGCACACGGCGCGGCTGGAGGTGCCCGTCTTCGGCAACGAGCAGGACATCCCCCGGCTGGCCGGGCGGGTGGAGGCGTACCTCGACGCGCACCCCGGCCTGCCGGGCTATCTCATCGAGGGCCATGGCCTGTACACCTGGGGCCGCACGGTGGCCGAGGCGCGGCGGCACGTGGAGGCGTTCGAGTTCCTGCTCGCGTGCGAGCTGGAGATGAGGAGGCTGGGCGCATGA
- a CDS encoding LLM class flavin-dependent oxidoreductase: MPVLSVLDLSPITQGADASVAFRNTLDLARHAERWGFHRYWLAEHHNMTGIASAATAVVIGHVAGGTSTIRVGAGGIMLPNHAPLVIAEQFGTLASLYPGRIDLGLGRAPGTDQRTAQALRRSLLSGPDSFPDDVMELQSYFRPAQPGQAVRAVPGAGLDVPIWLLGSSLFSAQLAAALGLPFAFASHFAPDHMGQAIELYRSRFRPSAALEKPYVMLGVNVFAADTEREAQRLITSLQQQFVNLLRGTPGLLQPPVDSMEGRWTELDRARLEHMMSCAFVGTPDTVRRGLEGFVRRTGADELMVTAQIYDHTARLRSYELVAGLRAELDAALAVPAPGATPEPAPPRRTV; encoded by the coding sequence ATGCCCGTCCTCTCGGTCCTCGATCTCTCCCCCATCACCCAGGGCGCCGACGCCTCGGTGGCCTTTCGCAACACGCTGGACCTGGCGCGGCACGCCGAGCGCTGGGGCTTCCACCGCTACTGGCTCGCCGAGCACCACAACATGACGGGCATCGCCAGCGCGGCGACCGCCGTGGTCATCGGCCACGTGGCCGGAGGCACCTCCACCATCCGCGTGGGCGCCGGCGGCATCATGCTGCCCAACCACGCCCCGCTCGTCATCGCCGAGCAGTTCGGCACGCTCGCCTCGCTCTACCCGGGCCGCATCGACCTGGGGCTCGGCCGGGCGCCGGGCACGGACCAGCGCACCGCCCAGGCCCTGCGCCGCTCGCTCCTGAGCGGCCCGGACTCCTTCCCCGACGACGTGATGGAGCTGCAGTCCTATTTCCGCCCCGCCCAGCCCGGCCAGGCCGTGCGCGCGGTGCCCGGCGCGGGGCTGGACGTGCCCATCTGGCTGCTCGGCTCGAGCCTCTTCAGCGCCCAGCTCGCCGCGGCGCTCGGCCTGCCCTTCGCCTTCGCCTCGCACTTCGCGCCGGACCACATGGGCCAGGCCATTGAGCTGTACCGCTCCCGCTTCCGCCCCTCGGCGGCGCTCGAGAAGCCCTACGTCATGCTCGGCGTCAACGTCTTCGCCGCCGACACGGAGCGCGAGGCCCAGCGCCTCATCACCTCGCTGCAGCAGCAGTTCGTCAACCTGCTGCGCGGCACGCCGGGGCTCTTGCAGCCGCCCGTGGACAGCATGGAGGGGCGCTGGACGGAGCTGGACCGCGCCCGGCTGGAGCACATGATGTCGTGCGCCTTCGTGGGCACGCCGGACACCGTGCGCCGGGGCCTGGAGGGCTTCGTGCGGCGCACCGGCGCGGACGAGCTCATGGTGACGGCGCAGATCTACGACCACACGGCCCGGCTGCGCTCCTATGAGCTCGTCGCGGGCCTGCGCGCCGAGCTCGACGCCGCGCTCGCCGTGCCCGCGCCCGGCGCCACCCCCGAGCCAGCGCCCCCGCGGCGGACCGTGTAG
- the cra gene encoding catabolite repressor/activator: MTLTDIARLAGVSRTTASYVLNGQAEARRISAQTAARVMAVVEHHNFRIDAQAAALRRGASRTLGLIVPDLENASYARLAKLFERGARREGYQLLIVGSEDDPATERELALMLRARRCDALIVASALPPEDPFYAGLMTAGLPVVGVDRALDPGRFVCVVSDNGPSAEVLTRSVVDEKTRSVVWLDAVASLAVTLERREGFRRAVEGRVPGVHELSGPRYDRETGAGLMRDFLAVHGLPDALVTSSFTLMQGVLDALLELPGGLPRALRMATFGDDRLLDFLPVKVNSLPQQHERIAEVTLTRALEAVRGSYAPGCQVVARALKRRD; the protein is encoded by the coding sequence ATGACTTTGACGGATATCGCCCGCCTGGCGGGGGTTTCGAGGACCACCGCCAGCTATGTACTCAACGGCCAGGCCGAGGCGCGGCGCATCAGCGCCCAGACCGCGGCCCGGGTCATGGCGGTCGTGGAGCACCACAATTTCCGCATCGACGCCCAGGCGGCGGCGCTGCGGCGGGGCGCGAGCCGCACGCTCGGGCTCATCGTGCCGGACCTGGAGAACGCGAGCTACGCGCGCCTGGCCAAGCTGTTCGAGCGCGGGGCGCGGCGCGAGGGCTACCAGCTGCTCATCGTCGGCTCCGAGGATGATCCGGCCACCGAGCGCGAGCTGGCGCTGATGCTGCGCGCGCGGCGCTGTGACGCGCTCATCGTGGCGAGCGCCCTGCCGCCCGAGGACCCCTTCTACGCGGGGCTGATGACGGCGGGCCTGCCGGTGGTGGGCGTGGACCGGGCGCTGGACCCCGGGCGCTTCGTCTGCGTGGTGAGCGACAACGGGCCCTCCGCGGAGGTGCTCACGCGCTCGGTGGTGGACGAGAAGACGCGCAGCGTGGTGTGGCTGGACGCGGTGGCCTCGCTGGCGGTGACGCTGGAGCGGCGCGAGGGCTTCCGGCGCGCGGTGGAGGGCCGGGTGCCGGGCGTGCACGAGCTGTCCGGGCCCCGCTACGACCGCGAGACGGGCGCGGGCTTGATGCGCGACTTCCTCGCCGTGCACGGCCTGCCGGACGCGCTCGTCACCAGCTCGTTCACCCTCATGCAGGGCGTGCTGGACGCGCTCCTGGAGCTGCCCGGCGGCCTGCCGCGCGCGTTGCGCATGGCGACGTTCGGGGATGACCGCCTGCTCGACTTCCTGCCGGTGAAGGTCAACTCCCTGCCCCAGCAGCACGAGCGCATCGCGGAGGTGACGCTCACGCGCGCGCTGGAGGCGGTGCGCGGCAGTTATGCCCCGGGCTGTCAGGTGGTGGCGCGCGCGCTCAAGCGCCGCGACTGA
- the ptsP gene encoding phosphoenolpyruvate--protein phosphotransferase: protein MLMLTREDVRLGCQAVDWRGALEQAARALVEAGRAAPEYGEGLLAREAQSSTYLGKGIAIPHGTPDSRRFVRSTGVRVLQFPQGVTWHDGARVHLLVTIAAQSDEHLDILRQLTRVLDREGVAESLARATSPDEVIAALSRAPVAARLDAETLCLGQPAKDRWELALAAAARLRHVGCVDAGFVATVAGQRPVPLGQGLWLVYGTTGVLAPALALATPDKRLSDEGADVTGVFCLAAQGDTHRALLERLDGLIARGDGDKLLGLPAEGILSRLAGESAKAETARVRLLNAHGLHARPARALVQVAREQPLPVRLRLLEGSAEAVSATSLSKVLGLGARRGQTLVFSAEGEGAAGVVAALVTAVRGGLGEPVTPLEEAREEAAPRPPPVAPREAPAPLPADEPLTAVPAAPGLAIAPAYVVRPLEFRYPERAPDAARERSRLDTALSGARKQLGAMVQRTVGNEVAQILSVHLEMVEDPALRDSAVEAIGEGASAEAGWWRAIDTAARTQESLSDRLLAERAADLRDVGRRVLGLLCGVELPTPPEHPYILVAEDVGPSDVARLDTSKVRGLVTARGGATSHSAILARALGIASVAGAGERVMTLASGTELIVDGELGRVIPAPSAQRRERTERRITEQEARRQAAHGRRHEEARTQDGHRVEVAVNLGSTAHTADAVERGAEGVGLLRTEFVFMAHPQEPDLATQIAEYSKAFDALGGRPLVARTLDVGGDKPLSYWPMPQEDNPFLGLRGIRLTLTRPEVMETQLRALLTAAGTRPLRIMFPMVKDIEEFRAGKALFDRVQAQVKAADVQLGVMIEVPSCALLAPTLAREVDFFSIGTNDLTQYTLAIDRGHPELSAQSDALHPGVLQLIRLTVEAAHAHGRWVGVCGELGSDPQAIPVLVGLGVDELSVSSRYIALVKARIREFTLPRARELAALALQQPTAAAVREVLETA from the coding sequence ATGCTAATGCTGACGCGGGAGGATGTCCGGCTCGGTTGCCAGGCCGTTGACTGGCGAGGCGCGTTGGAGCAGGCGGCGCGGGCGTTGGTCGAAGCCGGTCGGGCAGCCCCCGAGTACGGCGAGGGGTTGCTCGCCCGGGAGGCGCAGTCGTCCACGTACCTGGGCAAGGGCATCGCCATTCCGCATGGTACTCCGGACAGCCGCCGATTCGTGCGGTCCACGGGGGTGCGGGTGCTGCAATTTCCCCAAGGTGTCACCTGGCATGACGGCGCGCGGGTCCACCTGCTGGTGACGATCGCCGCGCAGTCCGACGAGCACCTGGACATCCTGCGCCAGCTCACGCGGGTGCTGGACCGCGAGGGCGTGGCCGAGTCCCTGGCGCGCGCCACGAGCCCGGACGAGGTCATCGCCGCGCTGTCCCGGGCGCCGGTGGCCGCGCGGCTCGACGCGGAGACGCTCTGCCTGGGCCAGCCCGCCAAGGACCGGTGGGAGCTGGCACTGGCGGCCGCGGCGCGCCTGCGCCACGTGGGCTGCGTGGACGCGGGCTTCGTCGCCACCGTGGCCGGCCAGCGGCCCGTGCCCCTGGGCCAGGGCCTGTGGCTCGTGTACGGCACCACGGGCGTGCTCGCCCCGGCGCTCGCGCTGGCCACCCCCGACAAGCGCCTGAGCGACGAGGGCGCGGACGTCACGGGCGTCTTCTGCCTCGCCGCCCAGGGGGACACCCACCGGGCGCTGCTCGAGCGACTGGACGGGCTCATCGCCCGGGGCGACGGCGACAAACTCCTGGGCCTGCCCGCCGAGGGCATCCTCTCCCGGCTGGCCGGGGAGTCGGCGAAGGCGGAGACGGCGCGGGTGCGGCTGCTCAACGCGCACGGCCTGCACGCGCGGCCAGCCCGGGCCCTGGTGCAGGTGGCCCGCGAGCAGCCGCTGCCCGTGCGCCTGCGCCTGTTGGAGGGCAGCGCCGAGGCCGTGTCCGCCACGAGCCTCAGCAAGGTGCTCGGCCTGGGCGCGCGCCGGGGCCAGACATTGGTGTTCTCCGCCGAGGGCGAGGGCGCGGCGGGCGTGGTGGCCGCGCTCGTCACGGCGGTGCGCGGTGGCCTGGGCGAGCCGGTGACGCCCCTGGAGGAGGCACGCGAGGAGGCCGCGCCCCGGCCCCCGCCCGTGGCGCCGCGCGAGGCTCCGGCGCCCCTGCCCGCCGACGAGCCCCTGACGGCCGTGCCCGCCGCGCCCGGCCTCGCCATCGCCCCCGCCTACGTGGTGCGGCCCCTGGAGTTCCGTTACCCCGAGCGCGCCCCGGACGCCGCGCGCGAGCGCTCCCGGCTGGACACCGCGCTGAGCGGCGCCCGGAAGCAGCTGGGCGCCATGGTGCAGCGCACGGTGGGCAACGAGGTGGCGCAGATCCTCTCCGTGCACCTGGAGATGGTGGAGGATCCGGCGCTGCGCGACTCGGCGGTGGAGGCCATCGGCGAGGGCGCGTCGGCCGAGGCGGGCTGGTGGCGCGCCATCGACACGGCGGCGCGCACCCAGGAGTCCCTGTCCGACCGGCTCCTCGCCGAGCGCGCCGCGGACCTGCGGGACGTGGGCCGGCGCGTGCTGGGCCTCCTGTGCGGCGTGGAGCTGCCCACCCCGCCCGAGCACCCCTACATCCTCGTCGCCGAGGACGTGGGCCCCTCGGACGTGGCGCGCCTGGACACGTCCAAGGTGCGGGGCCTCGTCACCGCGCGCGGCGGCGCCACGTCCCACAGCGCCATCCTCGCCCGGGCGCTCGGCATCGCGTCCGTGGCGGGCGCGGGCGAGCGCGTCATGACGCTCGCCTCGGGCACGGAGCTCATCGTGGACGGAGAGCTCGGCCGCGTCATCCCCGCGCCGAGCGCCCAGCGCCGCGAGCGCACCGAGCGCAGAATCACCGAGCAGGAGGCGCGGCGCCAGGCGGCCCACGGGCGGCGCCACGAGGAGGCGCGCACCCAGGACGGGCACCGCGTGGAGGTGGCCGTCAACCTGGGCAGCACCGCGCACACCGCGGACGCCGTGGAGCGCGGCGCCGAGGGCGTGGGCCTCTTGCGCACCGAGTTCGTCTTCATGGCCCACCCGCAGGAGCCGGACCTGGCCACGCAGATCGCCGAGTACAGCAAGGCCTTCGACGCGCTCGGGGGTCGGCCGCTCGTGGCGCGCACGCTGGACGTGGGCGGCGACAAGCCCCTGTCCTACTGGCCCATGCCCCAGGAGGACAACCCGTTCCTCGGCCTGCGCGGCATCCGCCTGACGCTCACCCGGCCCGAGGTGATGGAGACGCAGTTGCGCGCCCTGCTCACCGCCGCCGGCACGCGCCCCCTGCGCATCATGTTCCCCATGGTGAAGGACATCGAGGAGTTCCGCGCTGGCAAGGCCCTCTTCGACCGGGTCCAGGCGCAGGTGAAGGCCGCGGACGTGCAGCTCGGGGTGATGATCGAGGTGCCCTCGTGCGCGCTGCTCGCCCCCACGCTCGCGCGCGAGGTGGACTTCTTCTCCATCGGCACCAACGACCTCACCCAGTACACGCTCGCCATCGACCGGGGCCACCCCGAGCTGTCCGCCCAGTCCGACGCGCTCCACCCGGGCGTCTTGCAGCTCATCCGCCTCACCGTGGAGGCGGCCCACGCCCATGGCCGCTGGGTGGGCGTGTGCGGCGAGCTCGGCTCGGACCCGCAGGCCATCCCCGTGCTCGTGGGCCTGGGCGTGGACGAGCTGTCCGTGAGCAGCCGCTACATCGCCCTGGTGAAGGCCCGCATCCGCGAGTTCACCCTGCCGCGCGCCCGGGAGCTGGCCGCGCTCGCCCTGCAACAGCCCACCGCCGCCGCGGTGCGTGAAGTCCTGGAGACCGCCTGA
- the pfkB gene encoding 1-phosphofructokinase, with protein sequence MARVLTLTLNPALDLALCTGPLRLGEVNRTQSTRLDAAGKGINVARVLARLGHAVTVSGLLGADNQTAFVQAFATCGLTDAFIRIPGETRINAKISEPDGRVTDLNGPGARVPPAALEALLERLESLVTGLDAVAISGSLPPGVAPEHLAALITRLRARQVAVWLDTSDAALAAGLAARPSGVKPNDVELAAWAGHPLDTPDAQLQAALKLNASGIDDVLLSLGADGVLWASRGQALAATPPAVSVVSTVGAGDTLLAATLHGVLSGWSRERTLGFATALSAESVRHIGLGEPDAPDFEQLLHATQLRDPTAERRPGENHP encoded by the coding sequence ATGGCCCGCGTGCTCACCCTCACCCTCAACCCCGCCCTGGACCTGGCCCTGTGCACCGGGCCCCTGCGGCTGGGCGAGGTCAACCGCACCCAGAGCACCCGGCTGGACGCCGCGGGCAAGGGCATCAACGTGGCGCGTGTGCTCGCCCGGCTGGGCCATGCCGTCACCGTGTCCGGCCTGCTCGGCGCCGACAACCAGACCGCCTTCGTGCAGGCCTTCGCCACCTGCGGCCTCACCGACGCCTTCATCCGCATCCCCGGCGAGACGCGCATCAACGCGAAGATCTCCGAGCCGGACGGCCGGGTGACGGACCTCAACGGCCCCGGCGCCCGCGTGCCCCCCGCCGCGCTGGAGGCCCTGCTCGAGCGCCTGGAGTCCCTGGTCACGGGGCTCGACGCGGTGGCCATCTCCGGCAGTCTGCCTCCGGGCGTGGCCCCCGAGCACCTCGCCGCCCTCATCACCCGCCTGCGCGCGCGCCAGGTGGCCGTCTGGCTCGACACGAGCGACGCGGCGCTGGCGGCGGGCCTCGCCGCGCGGCCCTCGGGCGTCAAGCCCAACGACGTGGAGCTCGCCGCGTGGGCGGGCCATCCGCTCGACACCCCCGACGCCCAGCTCCAGGCGGCCTTGAAGCTCAACGCCTCGGGCATCGACGACGTGCTCTTGTCGCTCGGCGCGGACGGGGTGCTGTGGGCGTCGCGGGGACAGGCGCTCGCCGCCACCCCGCCCGCCGTCTCCGTGGTGAGCACCGTGGGCGCGGGGGACACCCTGCTCGCGGCCACCCTGCACGGCGTGCTCTCCGGCTGGAGCCGCGAGCGCACCCTGGGCTTCGCCACCGCGCTGTCCGCCGAGTCCGTGCGCCACATCGGCCTGGGCGAGCCCGACGCCCCCGACTTCGAGCAGCTGCTGCACGCCACCCAGCTCCGCGACCCGACCGCGGAGCGCCGCCCCGGGGAGAACCACCCATGA